The following are encoded together in the Camelus ferus isolate YT-003-E chromosome 30, BCGSAC_Cfer_1.0, whole genome shotgun sequence genome:
- the LOC116660604 gene encoding uncharacterized protein LOC116660604: MDNLAFEMHEDAKQNAVSAGKMNATSRMEKKRQWSLMRIFLVCLLACTITTAVGVLILSLVYVNHSQPHSEVHLGLEALQTATIPVVQKAVDTKFQFLNHLPKSKVFEFPGGAIQWARYRNNVKDYVSIEEEAFGSSLNRQRSQMTLGTLRIKSNGLRAPHWHFNANEHGYLAQGTAWIGVVDDGGVVTTYNVTAGQVIFFPKNTVHWIKNVGNEDCFFLLFFSTHDELQTLDVDDVFFSTPEDIASRSLKPEGGINFIRTFHKQKEDQGVNLPPNLAELVVNATYVQSADSLVWRYFYDLKGSKEYQFPGGVIQLAQYWKNRSELSNNEKIFSEFLNQHQNALSLSTLRIYNNGLRQPHFHFNANEMGYVISGCAQVGIINTQGTTEFNIHIGDVVFFPTGTQHYIKSTCDEDLLLILAFSTEDQLQTLDMDDYLQATADHILAQLFFKKQSEFKKIPKFKEDQAINLP, from the exons ATGGACAACTTAGCATTTGAAATGCATGAAGATGCAAAGCAGAATGCTGTGTCTGCAGGGAAGATGAACGCCACCTCCCGAATG GAAAAGAAGAGGCAGTGGTCACTGATGAGAATTTTCCTGGTGTGTCTCTTGGCCTGCACCATTACCACAGCAGTAGGAGTACTGATTCTCTCCTTGGTTTATGTTAACCACTCTCAGCCCCATTCAGAAGTTCATTTAGGATTGGAAGCCCTGCAGACAGCAACGATTCCTGTGGTGCAAAAGGCGGTTGATACAAAATTCCAGTTTCTTAATCATTTACCTAAGTCCAAG GTGTTTGAGTTCCCTGGTGGTGCAATCCAGTGGGCCCGGTACAGGAACAACGTCAAAGACTATGTCAGCATTGAAGAAGAGGCCTTTGGCAGCAGCTTGAACAGACAGAGGTCACAGATGACTCTGGGGACCCTGAGAATAAAAAGCAATGGCCTCCGGGCCCCTCACTGGCACTTCAATGCTAATGAACACGGCTATCTTGCTCAG GGGACGGCATGGATTGGGGTGGTTGATGATGGTGGTGTAGTTACCACGTACAATGTTACGGCCGGCCAAGTGATCTTCTTCCCTAAAAACACAGTACATTGGATAAAGAATGTGGGGAATGAAGACTGctttttcttgctcttcttttccaCACATGATGAACTTCAGACCCTGGATGTTgatgatgtatttttttccacaCCTGAGGACATTGCTTCCAGGTCACTTAAG CCTGAAGGTGGAATTAATTTCATTAGAACATTCCATAAGCAAAAAGAGGACCAGGGGGTCAACCTTCCTCCCAACTTGGCAGAACTGGTTGTCAATGCTACTTACGTACAGTCTGCGGATAGCCTCGTGTGGAGATACTTTTATGACCTGAAAG GTTCAAAAGAATATCAATTTCCAGGAGGAGTAATCCAACTGGCACAATATTGGAAAAACAGAAGTGAACTGAgcaacaatgaaaaaatttttagtgAATTCCTGAATCAG catCAAAATGCCCTCTCTTTGAGTACCCTCAGAATTTATAACAATGGATTACGAcagccacattttcattttaatgcaaATGAAATGGGATATGTAATAAGCGGATGTGCACAg GTTGGCATCATCAATACTCAGGGTACCACAGAGTTTAACATTCACATTGGAGATGTGGTATTTTTCCCCACTGGAACCCAGCATTATATTAAGAGCACATGCGATGAGGACTTGCTTCTCATTCTTGCCTTCAGCACTGAAGACCAG